One Paraglaciecola mesophila genomic region harbors:
- a CDS encoding c-type cytochrome, producing MTKTIHIKLNKKFYFIAALALFLIGALVFSLVYFGVYNVSALTGHTTPVYKFLEHARVQAVDARIDDEVPELSTFNWQTSGIANYKRHCVACHGAPGVAPEPFSLGMMPPPSAIVRVARQRSPAELYWVIENGIKMSGMPAWKYRLSEDEQWELVALLKKLPTLSKSEYAQLAEKSTGTGTNNAIKDILSQTPEEQALAKSTSTKQSAGETLSGQVALQQYNCSSCHVIDGIASATYHVGPPLNNMVNRRFIAGTLPTTRENLIQWIMDPPHFKPQSLMPNLHVKRHHAELMVNYLYQIADDNESY from the coding sequence ATGACGAAAACGATTCATATTAAGCTCAACAAAAAATTCTATTTTATTGCTGCCTTGGCGCTATTTCTGATAGGCGCTTTGGTATTCAGTTTGGTTTACTTTGGTGTGTACAACGTTTCTGCACTGACAGGGCACACAACGCCTGTGTATAAGTTCCTAGAACATGCGCGTGTTCAAGCAGTTGATGCGCGGATAGATGATGAGGTACCAGAGCTATCAACTTTTAATTGGCAAACGTCGGGTATTGCAAATTACAAACGTCATTGTGTTGCCTGCCATGGTGCGCCTGGGGTCGCGCCAGAACCTTTTTCACTTGGTATGATGCCACCACCCAGTGCTATTGTACGCGTTGCCCGTCAGCGTTCGCCGGCCGAACTTTATTGGGTGATAGAAAACGGAATAAAAATGTCAGGTATGCCCGCATGGAAATATCGTTTGAGCGAAGACGAGCAATGGGAATTGGTTGCACTGCTTAAGAAACTGCCTACCTTGTCAAAATCTGAGTATGCTCAACTAGCGGAAAAGAGCACGGGGACGGGTACCAACAATGCCATTAAAGATATTCTTAGCCAAACCCCTGAGGAGCAAGCGTTAGCAAAGTCTACCTCAACAAAACAAAGCGCTGGTGAAACACTTTCCGGCCAAGTGGCTCTGCAACAATACAACTGCTCTAGTTGCCATGTTATCGATGGTATTGCGTCTGCAACCTATCATGTTGGGCCCCCACTTAATAATATGGTAAACAGACGCTTTATCGCCGGAACATTGCCTACAACCCGTGAAAACCTTATTCAGTGGATCATGGACCCGCCTCATTTTAAGCCACAAAGCCTGATGCCGAACTTACATGTTAAGCGACATCACGCTGAGCTCATGGTTAATTATCTGTATCAAATTGCTGATGACAACGAGTCTTACTGA
- a CDS encoding heme-copper oxidase subunit III: MSRNQQTANADIDVSNFSRHLNGQNAPIWWGIIGLILIELSVVSAFTVTYLYLYMQHPQWPPNDIAPPPLFIPTWSTILMLLSCVTMYLAGKSVEKNKSKGFVVYTFASVIMALLVLWIRWQQFDNFDMRWDQHVYGSLLWTISGFHFIHIVSAAIGTAAIGLFGMVGFYTKQRQIGVVVDTMYWNFVAFAWLPFYLVLYYFPRL, encoded by the coding sequence ATGAGTCGTAACCAACAGACTGCAAACGCAGATATCGATGTATCCAACTTTTCTCGCCATTTGAATGGCCAAAATGCACCTATTTGGTGGGGGATCATTGGCTTAATTTTGATTGAGCTAAGTGTGGTTTCTGCATTTACAGTCACGTATCTGTATCTATACATGCAGCACCCTCAGTGGCCTCCTAATGATATTGCGCCCCCTCCGTTGTTTATTCCTACTTGGTCAACAATCCTAATGTTATTAAGCTGCGTGACCATGTATCTGGCTGGTAAATCGGTTGAAAAGAATAAGTCAAAAGGCTTTGTTGTCTATACCTTCGCATCGGTCATCATGGCGCTGTTGGTGCTGTGGATCCGCTGGCAACAATTCGACAATTTTGACATGCGTTGGGATCAACACGTATATGGTTCGCTGCTGTGGACTATTTCAGGTTTTCATTTTATTCATATTGTCTCAGCGGCGATAGGCACCGCCGCAATTGGTCTTTTCGGAATGGTGGGTTTTTATACCAAGCAGCGACAAATTGGCGTGGTGGTCGATACCATGTATTGGAACTTTGTTGCCTTTGCTTGGCTGCCGTTTTATTTAGTGCTGTATTACTTTCCCAGGTTATAA
- a CDS encoding cytochrome c oxidase assembly protein has translation MHIRMLFLLMGLLPFSSVAHVVNVSLSSQHSFLSIDPVSALLLLIIAICYFRGSRKIGKRIASKQQEYRRQVRWFWFGWLTLAIALISPIDSIGEQLFSVHMVQHEMLMMIAAPLLVLSRPEQTILRGGQGFLTPIFHGLTGRSPRMLRFYRQLATPLWGWLIHFFGLWLWHLPFLLNASLTSSWVHSLQHATFLLIAWVFWYSIFRLDKSNSMSAVISLFTTGIHASLLGALLTFSPSIWYSPYAHTTQQWGLSPIEDQQLGGLIMWMPAGIVFIAAALVTLAQLLRSNTQGGQANHSNQSKQ, from the coding sequence ATGCATATACGAATGCTCTTTTTATTGATGGGTCTATTGCCCTTTAGCTCTGTGGCCCACGTCGTCAACGTATCTCTGTCTTCGCAGCATAGCTTTTTGTCCATCGACCCTGTATCTGCGCTGTTGTTACTGATTATTGCCATTTGCTATTTTCGTGGTAGTCGCAAAATTGGTAAACGAATAGCGTCAAAACAACAAGAATACCGTCGTCAAGTGCGTTGGTTTTGGTTCGGGTGGTTAACATTGGCCATTGCGCTAATTTCTCCTATCGACTCCATTGGTGAACAGTTGTTTTCAGTGCACATGGTGCAACACGAAATGCTGATGATGATAGCGGCGCCTTTGTTGGTATTGTCGCGTCCAGAGCAAACAATTTTGCGCGGTGGTCAAGGCTTCTTAACTCCTATTTTTCACGGTTTAACGGGGCGCTCACCTCGTATGCTGAGGTTTTATCGCCAACTTGCCACACCCCTATGGGGATGGCTTATCCACTTTTTTGGCCTTTGGCTTTGGCATTTGCCCTTTTTGTTAAACGCCAGTTTGACCAGTTCCTGGGTTCATAGCTTACAACACGCCACATTTTTGCTAATTGCGTGGGTATTTTGGTATTCAATTTTCAGGCTCGACAAGTCTAATTCAATGTCAGCGGTTATTTCACTGTTTACTACAGGTATTCATGCGAGTCTGTTAGGTGCTTTGCTGACTTTTTCACCGTCAATTTGGTACAGCCCCTACGCTCATACTACGCAGCAGTGGGGATTGAGCCCTATTGAGGATCAACAGTTGGGCGGCCTTATTATGTGGATGCCGGCGGGGATTGTATTCATCGCTGCTGCACTGGTGACCTTGGCTCAGTTATTGCGTTCTAATACCCAGGGTGGTCAAGCAAACCACAGCAATCAAAGTAAACAGTGA
- a CDS encoding c-type cytochrome, whose product MTIFTSVFTIAFALSMPLSVTFSAALSIWTFPSHAETPEALRERQEQGKTLMITKGCSSCHQLTKLPPAKGLVGPPLDNMAAQSYIAGVLPNSRENLTQFLLDPQKFHADSAMPTPDITQQEALRLVDYLWKE is encoded by the coding sequence ATGACCATTTTCACTTCTGTTTTTACCATCGCTTTTGCGCTGAGTATGCCGCTGAGTGTGACCTTTAGTGCCGCGTTAAGTATTTGGACTTTCCCAAGCCATGCAGAGACGCCTGAAGCGCTACGAGAGCGACAAGAGCAAGGGAAAACACTTATGATTACCAAGGGCTGTAGCAGTTGCCACCAATTAACGAAATTACCTCCAGCCAAGGGCTTGGTTGGCCCGCCGTTGGATAACATGGCGGCGCAAAGCTATATAGCAGGCGTGTTGCCTAATTCCCGCGAAAATTTGACTCAATTTCTGCTTGATCCGCAAAAATTTCACGCAGATTCGGCCATGCCGACGCCTGATATTACTCAACAAGAAGCGCTGCGTTTGGTTGATTATCTGTGGAAAGAGTGA
- a CDS encoding FG-GAP-like repeat-containing protein — protein sequence MTNKPFIHYLCASAFIVLLPFALTACDSTSDNLTDISLAPSAPAIFNYDVNGSKTKKLTFEIDNLGASANLTLLQGEQVLIDNLNIPRSGTQKINAIVHFQTLGETRLQLRTINSPIMIKSLEIEDAPNIALPQFKDISVVAGLDKVNSLKYGGPSVADIDQDGDYDFILNNHNAETSKVYWNNGDGTVTKHKDDLSRWFMQDLHGTALGDYDNDGDLDMLLSRGGGNGTNPSVSYFYRNNDSNFVRYTGDVGIDRGGRGRGARYIDMDLDGDLDLLLVNETGLANQTPQHLFYENNGQGGFTYKSVAGIQDVRSSRTLVTDLNKDNIDDIVMYGPLSIWQGNGDFTYTNISDSIPDAIRELSSVMAITDIDIDNDGDLDLYLARGKEFEHGKGEAPSVDFDPIARNFSLKTRGYKGVDEFSFIASGPLKWHNYQFLGQNGFRGKAYPLFLGKDKTANDVTAGGTLEFDKTMAQGWPDDISANGVYLGHIGNNKWRAALVRNGDIFWSYFFTLSGVEEAETHFEPENRNIRDVLLENKGGQFVDVTTQWNIPLGANALGVTTGDFNNDGHQDLFVYRWGLVEKRISDLMLLNTGNGAFETVSMHGASDLGGPGFGDMGQAFDFDLDGNLDILSGSEYGQWYLYNNQPIGDNHYALVKVGYSPQDNVDAIGAQVTIETPSARYVKRVGSAGEVFSQSLLNIVHFGLGSEQKIKRIHVRWRNGETATFVDKQADNMFDTDKLDVTALTINTQDLAPRPGDAIQLTAALAPLNAQQDVHWQSSHPSVATISETGLLQVVGKTGESTTITATTNTGKVSDTAQLTIAKWYEKPLESIRLSAQKTNLIAGDELTLRAKFTPENPDNDQLKWISSAPQIATVDTQGNLHALTAGRVTVTAKADADPSIQSTLDVTVQADVKPFIKIDNFAQLINQPVHAGDTFEVHVSYHAGPGHTVIAADEGGLRVWLRHFKYRWFPIEDRIETDKSVLYTVSGNATASLSTQGLVSSDELPEGQFYSLKVSFTNSDGKTFEDAIEEFILIE from the coding sequence ATGACCAACAAGCCATTCATACACTACCTCTGCGCCAGTGCTTTTATAGTATTGCTACCATTTGCTTTAACCGCCTGCGACTCCACCAGTGATAACCTCACTGATATTAGTCTCGCTCCTTCAGCTCCTGCTATTTTTAATTATGATGTAAATGGTAGTAAAACCAAGAAGTTAACCTTCGAAATTGATAATTTAGGCGCGTCCGCCAATCTCACTTTGCTACAAGGTGAACAGGTATTAATTGATAACCTAAATATTCCACGTAGCGGCACACAAAAGATCAACGCTATCGTGCACTTTCAGACATTAGGTGAAACGCGCTTACAGCTCAGAACAATCAATTCCCCTATCATGATAAAAAGCCTAGAAATAGAAGACGCGCCAAATATTGCACTACCCCAGTTTAAGGATATTTCTGTGGTTGCGGGGCTAGATAAAGTCAATTCACTCAAATACGGCGGGCCGTCAGTTGCAGATATTGACCAAGACGGCGACTACGACTTTATTCTTAACAATCATAATGCCGAAACCAGTAAAGTTTACTGGAATAACGGTGACGGAACCGTTACCAAGCACAAAGACGATTTGTCTCGCTGGTTCATGCAGGACCTACACGGTACAGCATTAGGTGATTATGATAACGACGGCGATCTAGACATGTTACTCAGTCGAGGTGGCGGCAATGGCACCAATCCTTCAGTGTCATATTTTTATCGCAACAACGACAGTAACTTTGTTCGCTACACCGGCGATGTGGGTATTGATCGCGGCGGTCGAGGTCGCGGTGCACGCTACATAGACATGGACTTAGACGGTGATTTAGATTTGTTGCTGGTGAACGAAACCGGCTTAGCGAATCAAACACCTCAGCACCTCTTTTACGAGAATAATGGCCAAGGCGGCTTCACTTATAAATCTGTGGCAGGTATCCAAGACGTCAGATCCTCACGTACTTTGGTCACCGATCTCAATAAGGATAATATCGACGACATCGTTATGTATGGCCCTCTCTCTATTTGGCAAGGTAATGGAGATTTTACTTACACTAATATTAGCGACAGCATTCCTGATGCTATTCGTGAACTCAGCAGTGTTATGGCCATCACCGATATCGATATCGATAACGATGGTGACTTAGACCTATACTTAGCTCGCGGCAAAGAATTTGAGCACGGAAAAGGGGAAGCCCCTTCTGTTGATTTCGATCCGATAGCACGCAATTTTTCGCTAAAAACCCGTGGCTATAAAGGGGTTGATGAATTTAGTTTTATCGCCAGCGGGCCGCTTAAATGGCACAACTATCAATTCTTGGGTCAAAACGGCTTTCGAGGTAAAGCATACCCCCTATTTTTAGGTAAAGATAAAACTGCCAATGATGTGACAGCTGGCGGCACACTAGAATTCGATAAAACGATGGCTCAAGGCTGGCCTGATGATATCTCTGCCAATGGTGTTTATTTAGGCCACATAGGCAACAATAAATGGCGTGCAGCCTTAGTGCGTAACGGCGATATCTTTTGGTCCTATTTCTTTACCTTATCGGGTGTCGAAGAAGCTGAGACACATTTCGAGCCTGAAAACCGCAATATTCGAGACGTATTACTTGAAAATAAAGGCGGACAGTTTGTTGATGTTACCACCCAATGGAATATCCCATTAGGCGCTAATGCATTAGGTGTAACCACTGGCGACTTTAACAATGACGGACACCAAGACCTGTTCGTTTATCGCTGGGGATTAGTAGAAAAACGTATTTCAGATCTTATGTTGCTTAATACTGGCAATGGGGCGTTTGAAACGGTCAGCATGCACGGGGCCAGTGACTTAGGAGGTCCGGGGTTTGGCGACATGGGCCAAGCGTTTGACTTCGACTTAGATGGCAATCTAGATATATTGAGTGGCAGTGAATACGGTCAGTGGTATCTATATAACAATCAACCTATCGGTGATAATCACTACGCTTTGGTCAAAGTTGGTTATTCGCCACAGGACAATGTTGACGCTATTGGCGCTCAAGTCACAATTGAAACGCCTTCAGCAAGATACGTCAAAAGAGTTGGCTCTGCTGGAGAAGTTTTCTCCCAAAGTCTGCTCAACATAGTACATTTCGGACTAGGCAGTGAGCAAAAGATAAAGCGCATTCACGTTCGCTGGCGCAATGGCGAAACGGCCACATTTGTCGATAAACAAGCGGATAATATGTTCGATACTGACAAACTCGACGTAACGGCACTTACTATTAATACCCAAGACTTAGCCCCGCGACCAGGTGATGCAATTCAACTCACTGCAGCCCTCGCCCCTCTCAATGCGCAGCAAGACGTGCACTGGCAGTCAAGTCATCCATCTGTTGCCACCATCAGTGAGACAGGTTTACTGCAGGTGGTTGGTAAGACAGGTGAGTCCACGACCATAACGGCCACCACCAATACGGGTAAAGTTTCGGATACAGCGCAATTAACTATTGCTAAATGGTACGAAAAGCCGCTTGAGTCAATCCGGTTGAGCGCGCAAAAAACGAATCTCATCGCGGGGGATGAGCTGACATTGAGGGCGAAGTTTACCCCTGAGAACCCCGACAACGACCAACTTAAGTGGATAAGTTCAGCGCCGCAAATAGCCACAGTAGACACTCAGGGCAACTTACACGCATTAACGGCGGGTCGTGTCACGGTTACTGCAAAAGCCGACGCAGATCCGAGCATTCAAAGCACCTTAGATGTTACAGTGCAAGCGGATGTAAAACCCTTTATTAAAATAGATAATTTTGCTCAGTTAATTAATCAGCCCGTTCATGCCGGCGACACCTTCGAGGTGCATGTTAGCTACCATGCAGGCCCTGGGCACACCGTAATCGCCGCTGACGAAGGCGGGCTACGTGTTTGGTTAAGACACTTCAAATACCGTTGGTTTCCCATCGAAGATAGGATTGAGACCGACAAAAGTGTGCTTTATACCGTGTCAGGTAATGCAACAGCCTCTCTATCAACGCAAGGACTTGTCTCCTCTGATGAGCTGCCTGAAGGCCAGTTTTACTCGTTGAAGGTGAGTTTTACCAACAGCGATGGCAAAACGTTTGAAGATGCAATAGAAGAGTTTATTTTAATAGAATAA
- a CDS encoding CRTAC1 family protein, with product MNIRKPVSLVALGVAIVVQSACSHQKVARPADTNPVVFKDVSDSVGLVTQANWKYGGPAVADLNNDGHYDFLLSNHNSTPVQLFMGKPDNRFKEVKNVFAKVDLHGISAGDYDADGDNDILLSLGGGNGLKPQPQRLLRNDNGQYTDVTEEAGISKLGARGRSVRWVDLDNDGDLDFMQVNAAKMVNESAPRNIIFENIGNGNFRYVKSPGFEEVEAERVLITDYDNDNVMDVIAFTSYDKTSIWQGNGDFTFTNTTDAVFPQGHDGYPGAITIAQADIDNDGDLDYYFARGKLYYTIANNSISFDKEKQTLDLRDVGSKSHDGLTLYADSDLVLNDFYHFPKAKLLEFMPVFIGANKQQITTPHADHTVTQAQAKGFPTEITETGWYLGYLGDNKWRLEWMLTDDLAWDVRASFTGVSGYEASWQPQNLAVPDVLLRNDNGVLTDISQRIPEKLNSNNWGVTTGDFNNDGNADFFVYRFGELKRRVADVMLLNNGDGHFTSSVAHNATTEVGLKSHGDSGVAFDFDLDGKIDILSGDDDNGKWHLYKNITDNTDNNHLLLKVGYSQNGVDPYGAKVWITTHNRTQYKLIGSSNANHSQSLLNIAHFGLGQDDMISDITVRWRDGTTQTLKNKQANQLLTLGKSL from the coding sequence GTACGGCGGGCCTGCGGTGGCTGATTTAAATAATGACGGTCATTACGATTTTTTACTCTCTAATCACAACAGCACCCCAGTACAGCTTTTCATGGGCAAACCTGATAACCGCTTTAAAGAAGTTAAAAATGTTTTTGCTAAAGTGGATTTACACGGGATCTCAGCAGGAGATTACGATGCAGACGGTGACAACGATATTCTATTGTCATTGGGCGGCGGCAATGGCTTAAAACCTCAACCTCAACGTTTATTACGCAATGACAATGGCCAATATACAGATGTAACCGAAGAGGCGGGAATATCAAAATTAGGTGCCAGAGGCAGAAGTGTACGCTGGGTCGATTTAGACAATGACGGCGATCTAGATTTCATGCAAGTTAACGCCGCTAAAATGGTCAATGAAAGCGCACCGCGCAATATTATTTTCGAAAATATTGGTAACGGTAATTTCCGTTATGTTAAAAGCCCCGGCTTTGAAGAAGTCGAAGCTGAGCGGGTTTTAATAACCGACTATGACAATGATAATGTGATGGACGTAATCGCATTTACCAGTTATGACAAAACGTCTATTTGGCAAGGCAATGGCGACTTCACCTTTACCAACACCACTGACGCGGTCTTTCCTCAAGGCCATGACGGCTATCCTGGTGCGATTACCATAGCGCAAGCTGACATCGACAATGACGGTGATCTAGATTACTACTTTGCTCGTGGCAAATTGTATTACACCATTGCCAACAACAGCATTAGTTTCGATAAAGAGAAGCAAACCCTAGATCTAAGAGACGTCGGCAGTAAAAGCCACGATGGTTTAACCTTATACGCCGACTCGGATTTGGTGTTGAACGACTTTTATCACTTTCCCAAAGCCAAACTACTGGAATTTATGCCGGTATTTATAGGTGCCAATAAACAGCAAATCACCACGCCCCATGCAGATCATACCGTCACCCAAGCACAAGCGAAGGGCTTTCCCACTGAGATAACCGAAACAGGCTGGTACTTAGGCTATCTGGGAGACAACAAATGGCGTCTTGAATGGATGCTCACTGACGATTTAGCATGGGACGTACGAGCCTCTTTCACTGGAGTTTCGGGGTACGAAGCAAGCTGGCAGCCTCAAAATTTAGCCGTGCCTGACGTGCTGCTGCGTAACGACAATGGTGTGCTGACTGATATTTCACAGCGTATCCCAGAAAAGTTAAACAGCAACAATTGGGGCGTGACCACGGGCGATTTCAATAATGATGGCAATGCCGATTTCTTCGTTTATCGCTTCGGTGAATTAAAACGTAGAGTAGCTGATGTTATGTTGCTTAATAACGGAGACGGGCATTTCACCAGTAGCGTGGCACATAACGCCACCACAGAAGTGGGTTTAAAATCTCACGGCGACTCAGGTGTAGCATTTGATTTTGACTTAGATGGAAAAATCGATATTTTAAGTGGCGATGATGACAACGGAAAATGGCATTTATACAAAAATATCACTGACAACACAGATAATAATCACCTACTGCTGAAAGTTGGCTACTCACAAAACGGCGTTGACCCATACGGTGCTAAGGTATGGATAACCACTCATAACCGAACACAGTACAAGTTAATAGGTTCGAGCAATGCTAACCATTCTCAAAGTCTATTGAACATAGCGCATTTCGGTTTAGGTCAAGACGACATGATAAGCGACATCACAGTGCGCTGGCGCGACGGAACAACTCAAACTTTAAAAAACAAGCAGGCTAACCAGCTACTTACCTTAGGTAAGTCACTTTAA